TTCATCCTTCCCGAGCCGGAGATGTCATCGAGGTTGCCGGCGCCCGTCTCCCCAGGGAAGACGTTCGCCAGGAGGTCGAGATCCTGCGGATTGAGTTCCTTGGTCATCTCGTCAGGAGAACCGAATCGTATGAACACTCGACCCCGATCGGAGAGCATCCCCCTCTTGAGCGCCGTCCCGAAGAAACGATCGGCGTGTTGGACTCGCGCGAGAAAAACATCCCGCAGCTCGTTGTTGCCCGTGGAGGGATCAGGGTCGTGGGCGCGCCACAGGTCATCGGAATAGGCCTCCCGCTCGCCAGGCGACATCTCCCGCACCTTCTCGTACTCGACATTGTTCAGAAGGACATAGGCCTCCTCGAGCGCCGCCTTGGAGTCCCGCTTCCACGACTCAGCCTGCCAGAGGATCTGGAAGTCCGCGCCGACCTCGCAGTCCCCGCCCCTCGTTGCCTCGATCTCGAGCCGGTAGAGCCCGGCTGCGAGGGTCGAGAGATCGGCGGCCAGAACAAAGGAGGCGGTTCCATCTCGGGCAACGAGGGCGCTGTCGGCGCCCTGCAGGACGATTCGCTTGTCCTTCCGGTTGCGAACACGGTAAGCGATCGCATCCACCTCTCGGCCTTCGGCGAAGGCGAGGAGGGATGTGTGATAGAGCCCGAAGAACCTCGATGGGTTGGGGAGGAGCCGACGACGAACCGGGATGTCCGCCCCCTCCTCCGATCGATCGATGTCCCACAGGAAGACGATGTCGGAGAGGCCGCATCGTTTTCGATCTTCCTCGAAGCGGCCGTATGCCTCGCCCCGCATCTTCTTCGCCTGCAGGGCGTCCAGGAGGCCCCGCTTTCTGCCGGAGAGGTCCAGGACCGTCACGCGGAGCTGGCGCACGCCCTTGGGCGACTCGAGACGGAGCGTCAAGAGGATCCGCTCAGGAACGGAACTCCCTCGACCGGCGGCCCTATTGAGGTCCACCCAGATCGAGTCGGTCTTCGCGCCGCCGATCTCGTCCCCATCCGCATCCTCGAGGCGAGTCTCCACCAGGAGCCGGGTCCAGCCCGAGGAGTCGGGAGAGGCGGTCAGGGACGCCGCCGGGAGTCCGAGATAGATCTCGATCTCCGGAGAGGGCGGCGGGCCCAGGCGCGCCGCATCTAGGTCGAAGCGGATATCGCCGCTCGCCTGAACGGGCAACACGGCGGCATCCTCCCCCCCGCTGAAGGGGAGGATGCCCGCAAACACCAGCATGGTCCAAAGAGGTGGCATGCCCGATCCCCGGACGCTCTCGGCCGCAGAGGAGCCGCGCGGGGGCGCTCCCGAGCCTGCGGAGTGCCTGACCCTCCCCGCCGGTCCTAGAAGCGGAAGTCCACCGAGACCCGGTGCACGCCGCCCAGGGTGCTCATGTCCACGTACGAGTAGTCGACCGACGTCTCGGAGTTGAGGCTCGAGGGAACCTTGAACCCCAGACCCGCCGAGAACCGCTCGAGGTCGTACTTGAACAGGTAGCCGCCGCGGACGAAGAAGAACTCCTTGAAGCCATACTCGGCTCCCCAGTTCGCCCGCTCGTTGTTGTCAGGCGGATGGCTGAACTCCGCGGAGGAGACGACCCTGTGCATCGCGTCCTCGTAGAGGCTCATCGACATCCCGACCCTGAAAACAGTCGGCATCTTGACGGTATCATCGATGAACTGCATGTCGGTTCCGATGTTCTGAATCGACATGCCGATCCGAAGCGAACGGTACCCGGTGTCGTAGAGGGTCCCGAAGTCGAACGTGTAGGCCGACGCGGTGTATGTCGCCAGCGTGGACTGGACGAAGTTCCCCGAGAGACCCGCCGAGAACTTGTCGGTCAGAGACCGGGCGTACGTCAGGCCGAAGGCTACATCGCCGGCGTCGAAGCTCCTTCCCTCCCCGTCGGGACGATAGACCGTCCGGACCGGCTGGGAGTCCATGTAGAGGGCCCGAGCGTTCGCGGCGAAGGTCCCGGGCAGGAACCCCACGTGGAAC
This DNA window, taken from Candidatus Eisenbacteria bacterium, encodes the following:
- a CDS encoding GWxTD domain-containing protein, whose amino-acid sequence is MPPLWTMLVFAGILPFSGGEDAAVLPVQASGDIRFDLDAARLGPPPSPEIEIYLGLPAASLTASPDSSGWTRLLVETRLEDADGDEIGGAKTDSIWVDLNRAAGRGSSVPERILLTLRLESPKGVRQLRVTVLDLSGRKRGLLDALQAKKMRGEAYGRFEEDRKRCGLSDIVFLWDIDRSEEGADIPVRRRLLPNPSRFFGLYHTSLLAFAEGREVDAIAYRVRNRKDKRIVLQGADSALVARDGTASFVLAADLSTLAAGLYRLEIEATRGGDCEVGADFQILWQAESWKRDSKAALEEAYVLLNNVEYEKVREMSPGEREAYSDDLWRAHDPDPSTGNNELRDVFLARVQHADRFFGTALKRGMLSDRGRVFIRFGSPDEMTKELNPQDLDLLANVFPGETGAGNLDDISGSGRMNPRDDLTRHRSTHDARAYEIWSYQVRGEPLFPDLELGIRTTGLKFIFVDDLGYGDMR
- a CDS encoding PorV/PorQ family protein → MKGKRKMVSSPRARSISLLILALAIPGLVHAGEEFEKVGTVGGQFLKLGVGARATAMGSAFVSVANDPSAVYWNPAGVARIQKNSVALNHTAWLADISFTQAVYVFHVGFLPGTFAANARALYMDSQPVRTVYRPDGEGRSFDAGDVAFGLTYARSLTDKFSAGLSGNFVQSTLATYTASAYTFDFGTLYDTGYRSLRIGMSIQNIGTDMQFIDDTVKMPTVFRVGMSMSLYEDAMHRVVSSAEFSHPPDNNERANWGAEYGFKEFFFVRGGYLFKYDLERFSAGLGFKVPSSLNSETSVDYSYVDMSTLGGVHRVSVDFRF